The Nocardia sp. NBC_01503 sequence CGGCGTCTTCAGAAACTGATGCAGGAATCTCGGTGCGAACGATTGGAAGGTTTTCAGCTACTGGAATTGCCGGATTCCGATCAGGAATCAAGTCTGAATCGAAAGAAATATCTAAACCTGGAAGGTTATTCGTGTTTAGCGAGTAGGTACGTGCAATCCACAGGGAAACTTCGAAAAGCTCGCCGACAACTCGGACCGCATCGCTTTCTGTAATTGCGCCGCGATTGTGAACAGCCAAATTTCCTTGACTGCGGATTGTGTTCATTCTCTGGGTAATGGTTGATCCCAAGATTCGTACCAGAGCGGGGTCAGCGATCATCGTTGCCAGGCTTGTACGATCGGGAGGCTGGATTGAGCCATCGACTTGGTAAATCCACGCAATGGCTAGCTCCAATGTTGAGCGAGCATAAACGCAAGATGTCCGCGGATCGGTTTTTGCCAGCTGCTCGGCGCGCACTGCCGTTGCATACATCTCTGGCCAGCTCTTGCGGAGAAAGTCGAAATTGGACCCAAGCGACTTCTCCGTCTCTGGGGCATGTGAAGCGCCTGCTGCCGCGCTGAGTTTTCTCGGATTATCGCGAGTAGCCCACGACCAGACATCTACTCCATTGTTCCGATATGACGGTGTCAACTCGACCGTCATATCGCCGGAGGCCGCGCCTGGCAATAGGAGCCAGTTCGGGGAAACGTCCAATGCTAGAGAGAGGGCGATCAGATCGTCGACGTCAATCCGCCGCTGGCCCTTCTCGATTTTCGCCAGAGCGGACAGGTCGATTGGCCGACCGAGCTCGGCAAGCCTGGTGGCGAGCACTTGAAGGGTGAGATCACGTTCGCTACGGAGTCCTCGCAGGCGCTGTGCGACACGCGCACCCGTTGGTCCTAGTGCCCCGACCTGCTTTGCCATGGCTTCTAGCGTACTGGGTTTGGCGAAAATCTCCAACGAGTGTCTATCTTGACCAAACGGCTTGGAGCGAGGAGGCTATCAGCCGATGAGGACGGCCGAGCTGGCGCCGAAATGGCAACGGCCCCCGCGGGAACGGGGGCCGTCCTCGTCACGACTGTGGCTAACAGGAAGGACGAGGATGTCAATCGTAGGTGGTTCAGGTGGGCAGCCGAGCAGCGGGCCGCCGGAGAGCCGCGACGACGAAAAGGCAATAGTCTCACTTCGACTGACAGTGATCATCAGCTTGTCGATTCTCGTGGGACTATGTGCGGGCTCAACTGCCGGGCTGGCTGCGGGGTTCCCGATCGTCGACACGTACGGCAAAGGCGCGGGTCTAGCAGTTGGGTTAGTGGCTGCGATAGCGGCAGGGCTGCTGACCGGTATGGCGGCTGCACGGCACCTGCACGAGCTGATAGGTCGCGGGCACCAGTAATCTCCACGGGTGACCTCCCAATTCATCGTCCTAGAGCCGACGATGAATTGGGTCCGTGACGACACGCGCGAAGCTAGCGCCGTTGCGAGTACCCAAGGTGCAGTCGACCTACTCCCATCGGCACGTGCGCATGGTGAGATGTCATGTGGCTGAGTTCATGTAGGCGGCCAGAACGCAGTTCTAGCTGACGGATAACGGATCCGGCCAGATCCTCCTCCGGTAACTCGGCCCCTGATACTGCTCGATCCGGCCGCGCAGCGTTCGACCATCGGACCGCAAACTCAATCGGTAGCCATCTGTGCTCAGAAGTCGGTCTCGATGATGATCTGCTCCGACCGATCGGTACTCGCGATCGGGTGCGTCACGCCGCTCCTTGCACAGTTCGAGTCGAGAACGGCGCGGATATCCGGCGCATTTGGGTCGAAGGCGGCTTCGTTGTACGGCTGGCTGGTGCCGGTGTGGTGGGCGATGCGGGGGCCGCGTTCGGGTAAGTCGGCCAAGTGGAGTCGTTGGGCGGCGGCGTCGCTCTGGGGTGTCCACAGTGCCCAGACCGGGCCTGCGGGGCCGTCGGGATGCATGTGGTCGCGGGCCACAGTGGCGATCGTGATGTCGGGGAGGTAGCCGGAGATGGCCCGGTGCAGCGCCGTCTCGCGGCGGGACGAGTGCAGCGAGAACAACAGGATGCCGAACTCGTTGGTGGGGAAGCGTTGGTAGGTGGCGAGTTTACCAGTGAGGGCGGTCAATGACTCTGTGCCGGTGTCGTATTCGAGGAAGAACCGCACCGCGTGGTCGTTCTGTTCCCAGCAGCCGTACCCGTCGGGTCGCAATCTGACGGTTTCCCCGGAGTACAGGTCCAGGCGGAAGCAGTCGGTGCATTGGCGTTCCGACCACCAGTGGGTGAGCCCGGCCACCGGCTCCGGGTTGGCGGTGTCGCGGTGGCGAGCGGGGTTGCGGTGGGCGGCCAGGGCGCAGAAGAAGTCATTGACCCCGAGGCGGTGGGCGAGGGTGGGTGAGCAGGCCAGTCGTTCGAGCATCAGGGCGTGCGCGCCCTGGGCGGGTGGTTTCTCGGCGCGTGTGGCGGCGATCAGGCGTGCGCCGAGATAGCCGAGGGCGTGTTGGGTTTGGCTGGTGCCGCCGCCATAGAGTGACTCCCGGAAGGCGAACAGCATGCCCATCTCGCGCAGTTTCCTCAGCCGGTCTTGTGCGCGGCGGGTCGAGGTGAATTCCAGGGCGGCGATCTGGTCGGTGGTGAGTACCTTGTGTTCGGCCAGGATCGAGAGCAGGCGTCGGTCCCGGTCGAGCAGCCGGAACCACGGACCCGCGTCCGGGTGCCCGCCACGGTGGACGGCGCGCCCGCCAGGCCGCCGGGGGTGTGAGCATGTATGAGTATTGATATTGAGTCGGGATTTCGACCCACGGCACTGAACATGGTGCTGAGCGGCGCGAACACGGTAGCCATGTTCGGCGTATGGGGTGGCGGCTATAGGACGCCGAGCACCCGCCGACCCATCCGCGCTACCAAACGCTGCCCCATCCGCGCCCGGGTTGTCGTAGTGGCCGTTCATCGGGCTTCGCCGCCAACCGGTTGCCGGGAACCCACGGCCCGAATCATGATGTCCGGTCCATCCACCAGCACCGCGCGGTTCGTATGCTGGTCCGTCAGGTCCACTTCACGGCAGAGCCGCAGGTCATCGACCTGTGGCTCTGCCGTTTTTCGGCTTGCGCGAACCGTTCCCGTTTTGACTGGAACCGCTTCTGTTGTATCGGGTCAAACGTCGTTTCCGAGTTGGGAATTTGGAAGGGGATCTATCAGTCCAGTCGGCGACGAACTTCGGCGGCAAACCCCGATACTCCCGATCGATCGAGAACCTCGAGCAATCCCTGGATATGTTTCGGTGGCCGCCTGTGCTCGGCGACCTGCTTGTGGAGCAACCTGATCACCTGTCCCGGAGCAAGATCCAGCATGTCGAGCAGGAAGGCGTCGGGGTGCAACAACTCGGGGAACCCGTCGCCGATCGGACGGACCTCGAAATCTTTCAGGTTGAAGGTGAGCAAAACGTCGGCATTGCCCTGCAGCGCGGCAGCGAGAACATGGCGGTCCTTGGGGTGGTTCTCCATCCGATCCACTAGGTCGTCGTACCCTTCGACAATCGCGTCGGGAAAGAACCTGCGCAGCGTGGCGATCAGGTGATCTGCCTTCCGCGCGGTGTCTTCGTCACGACCATGCCGGACGGCGAGATTCCTGCGGAGTTCGGCGAGAATCTCGTTGGACCACAGTGGTTGTATGAGATCGGCTTCGGCCAGTCGCAGCACAGTGTCGCGGAGATGGCTCGGGTACAGAACACAGGTATCGAGGAAGACCCGCTGCATTCGGTTAATCCCGTCTCAGCGGTTCGTCCGGGACATCGTCGTAGAGTCCCAAATCCTCGGAAATCCTTGTCAGTTCCGATAATCCGGCAGCCCGCTCGGCGCGTCGAAACTCTCGAAAGGCGAGCACGTCGGTCAGTCGAACGCGCCGATGCCGACCCGGCCGGGTGAACGGGATAGCACCCGAATCCAACAGCTTCACAAACGTCGGCCTGCTCATGCCGAGCAACTCGGCCGCCTCCTGCGTCGTCAGCGTGGTGTGCAACGGCGCTACCGTCACTGCCTTACCCTCCGACAACGCTTGAGCCACCAAACGCAGAGCCTCGACCACCTCGGCAGGCAGCGCGACGACGTCCCCTTCGGAAGACCGCACAATGGACGCTTCGACCGTGTCCGGCATGGCGTCGAGAAACCTCTGTAGCGTGGCAAGTTGATCCGGATGCTCCGGTAGCAGCGTGCGCTCATTCAATGTCTCGGCCACGATGTCTCCTCGGGGGTAGGCAACGATTGTGCCCCATTTTCGAATAATTCGAAAGCGCGTACCTGGCGGAGCTGTCAAGGCATGCGGTTGCGAACTGCAGCCATGGTGTCTCTATGACCGTTCATCGGGCATCACCGCTGACCGGGCGCCGCGTGCCGACCGCCCTGATCATGATGTCCGGCCCGTCGACCAGCACCGCCCGGTTCGCATGCTGGTCCGTCAGCTCCACTCGAGGAACGGCTCGGCGGCGACGTCGGGCCGTTTGCTTTTCTTCGTCGCGTGACCATTCGCGGTGAGACCGGTTGTCGGGCTTTCGATCTGATCAGTCTTCGGGGCTCGGAACTTCCCAGAGGGCGCTTACCGGCATTGCGAGCATCTTGGGCCCGAAGGGCAGTGTCTGTTGGCCGGTGTGGAGCACGATGCCGGTGAGAAAGTCGTCGCCGAGGCGTTCTGCAAGGTGACGGAGGTGGCGGAAGTCGTCCGGTCCCACGGTGGAGGCGGCTTTGACTTCTATGCCGACGACTTCGCCGCGTCGGTTCTCGAGGACGGCGTCGACCTCGACCCCGTCCTTGGTGCGGTAGTGGTACATCTCGACATCCTCGGAGGACCACGTGCGCTGGCGTGCGAGTTCCATCAGCACAAACCCCTCCAGCAACGGTCCGAATCGGCCATTGGGGCGCAACATGTTACGCACATCGGCTCCGACGAGATTCGCTGCGATACCGGAGTCGACGAAGGCGACCTTCGGGATCATCGTGGCGCGGTTGCTCAGGTTTCTGGACCACGCCGGTATGCGTTTGATCAGGTAAACCTCCTCGAGCAGCGTCAGATAGCGTTTGACCGTGGAGGCTCCGAGCGCGAGGTCGTTGCTGAGCGAGGTGCTCGCGAGCAGTTGACCGGAGCGGGCAGCGACCAGTTGTAAGAGGGCGCGCATCTCGGAGGTGCGTTCGATCTCCGAGAGTTGGCGGATGTCACGGGTGATCAAGTCGCCGACATAGGAATCGAAGAAGGCCTTGCGCCGCTTGTCGGTGCTTCGCGTGATGGCTTCCGGGAAGCCGCCG is a genomic window containing:
- a CDS encoding replication-relaxation family protein produces the protein MNGHYDNPGADGAAFGSADGSAGARRPIAATPYAEHGYRVRAAQHHVQCRGSKSRLNINTHTCSHPRRPGGRAVHRGGHPDAGPWFRLLDRDRRLLSILAEHKVLTTDQIAALEFTSTRRAQDRLRKLREMGMLFAFRESLYGGGTSQTQHALGYLGARLIAATRAEKPPAQGAHALMLERLACSPTLAHRLGVNDFFCALAAHRNPARHRDTANPEPVAGLTHWWSERQCTDCFRLDLYSGETVRLRPDGYGCWEQNDHAVRFFLEYDTGTESLTALTGKLATYQRFPTNEFGILLFSLHSSRRETALHRAISGYLPDITIATVARDHMHPDGPAGPVWALWTPQSDAAAQRLHLADLPERGPRIAHHTGTSQPYNEAAFDPNAPDIRAVLDSNCARSGVTHPIASTDRSEQIIIETDF
- a CDS encoding PIN domain-containing protein, which produces MQRVFLDTCVLYPSHLRDTVLRLAEADLIQPLWSNEILAELRRNLAVRHGRDEDTARKADHLIATLRRFFPDAIVEGYDDLVDRMENHPKDRHVLAAALQGNADVLLTFNLKDFEVRPIGDGFPELLHPDAFLLDMLDLAPGQVIRLLHKQVAEHRRPPKHIQGLLEVLDRSGVSGFAAEVRRRLD
- a CDS encoding excisionase family DNA-binding protein produces the protein MAETLNERTLLPEHPDQLATLQRFLDAMPDTVEASIVRSSEGDVVALPAEVVEALRLVAQALSEGKAVTVAPLHTTLTTQEAAELLGMSRPTFVKLLDSGAIPFTRPGRHRRVRLTDVLAFREFRRAERAAGLSELTRISEDLGLYDDVPDEPLRRD
- a CDS encoding ATP-binding protein — translated: MAMQTRHGPVIPRRAEAAVADALADTRVVLVNGARQCGKSTLVRLVTKGREAEWRDLDVTVTRQAALNDPDGFVDSPNLMVVDEIQRAPELLLAIKAQVDADGRPGRYLLTGSARILGLRALPDTLVGRMETIELWPLSQGEMDSAPDAFIDAVFTHRDKLRHTTTVPRADYAERIARGGFPEAITRSTDKRRKAFFDSYVGDLITRDIRQLSEIERTSEMRALLQLVAARSGQLLASTSLSNDLALGASTVKRYLTLLEEVYLIKRIPAWSRNLSNRATMIPKVAFVDSGIAANLVGADVRNMLRPNGRFGPLLEGFVLMELARQRTWSSEDVEMYHYRTKDGVEVDAVLENRRGEVVGIEVKAASTVGPDDFRHLRHLAERLGDDFLTGIVLHTGQQTLPFGPKMLAMPVSALWEVPSPED